The following are encoded in a window of Flavobacteriales bacterium genomic DNA:
- a CDS encoding class I SAM-dependent methyltransferase, with protein MSDSLQRIGSWLGHVVKARTRHGVHSPFVYTLADQVLRTVAPADESGPIEALREAILHSDRTIRVNDLGAGSRVFDLPIRRVADIARTSLKPPRHAQLLFRLARWMRPAQVLELGTSFGISTLYLARGADEGHVTTVEGCPQTHRIAQDHFDRLQQRNITPLLGSFQKRLPEALERIGQLDMVFLDGHHAKAPTLDYFQQCLAKAHNDTLIVVDDIHWSRGMEEAWEAIKEHPMVTVTIDLYDMGLVFLRREQAKEHFTLRY; from the coding sequence ATGAGCGACTCCCTGCAACGCATTGGCAGCTGGCTGGGCCATGTGGTGAAAGCCCGCACCCGGCACGGGGTCCACAGCCCCTTTGTCTATACCCTTGCCGACCAGGTACTGCGCACTGTGGCGCCGGCGGATGAGAGCGGCCCCATCGAAGCTCTGCGCGAAGCGATCCTCCACAGCGACCGGACCATCCGGGTGAACGACCTTGGTGCGGGATCGCGCGTATTCGACCTGCCCATCCGGCGCGTGGCCGACATCGCCCGCACAAGCCTGAAGCCCCCACGCCATGCCCAGTTGCTCTTCCGGCTGGCGCGTTGGATGCGTCCGGCCCAAGTGCTTGAGCTTGGCACCTCCTTCGGCATCTCCACACTTTATCTGGCGCGCGGTGCCGATGAGGGGCACGTCACCACCGTCGAGGGCTGCCCCCAGACACACCGCATCGCGCAGGACCATTTCGACAGGTTGCAGCAACGCAACATCACACCGCTCCTCGGCAGTTTCCAGAAACGCCTGCCGGAAGCGCTCGAGCGTATCGGCCAACTGGACATGGTCTTTCTCGATGGGCACCACGCCAAAGCGCCCACATTGGATTATTTCCAGCAATGCCTGGCCAAGGCGCACAACGATACCTTGATCGTGGTGGACGACATCCACTGGAGCCGGGGCATGGAGGAAGCCTGGGAGGCGATCAAGGAGCACCCCATGGTGACGGTCACCATCGACCTGTACGACATGGGGCTGGTATTCCTGAGAAGGGAACAAGCGAAGGAGCACTTCACCCTGCGCTACTGA
- a CDS encoding heavy metal translocating P-type ATPase metal-binding domain-containing protein encodes MEKRITAETLCYHCGDPCRDEALRHDDKEFCCQGCRAVYGLLQESGLCDYYELTERPGVKEEVDVASLRAELFDLPEVRGKLVEYSEDGITRVRLHVPQMHCSSCIWLLENLQRIEPAIIRSRVRFSSKELSITFREDRTSLRQLVGLLRRIGYAPPLSGSGKAAGQRGPGVPRMLYIKLGVAGFAFGNIMLFSFPEYLGADTSDPQLIKGFQFLNFMFSLPVLLFSSTGFFTSAWAGLRNRMVNIDVPIALGIIALFARSVWDVSTGYGPGYFDSLAGLIFFLLLGRWYQAYTYQAMSFDRSLNDFLPLVVLRQRGDAEEPVDVGDLRQGDRIVVRDQELIPVDGVLLAGTGNIDNSFITGEPLTVRRNPGDTIRAGGRQRGATIELEVLRPFQQSHLKRLWEEHSGSGAAQRPAMPKLIDGVAQRFTVAVILISVVSGFYWAGRDMDMVWPVVTAVLIVACPCALALSMPFTYGHTMRLLGKAGLFLRDSEVVERLSRIDHVVYDKTGTLTAREAYELRFEGVPLRPDELRRVHALARNSTHPLSTVLTDRLRSAHGEYVPTAIEVHETPGQGIEGTVEGLGVRIGSAVFAGGNEQLREAGEAHVHIAISGMHRGHFVMRKRARSGMAESVERMRHVTGVGLLTGDATVDPEVARAFRPEEVRTACTPPDKAAHVRHLQERGHRVLMVGDGLNDAGALQQSDVGISVSETSAALTPASDAILDARHLQRLPGALHLTRRAHRIVIASLLISLSYNITGVSFAVAGKLTPLIAAILMPLSSVTVVGFVTIAVTVAAGRVGLRKGV; translated from the coding sequence ATGGAAAAGCGCATCACGGCGGAGACACTATGCTACCATTGTGGCGATCCCTGCCGCGATGAGGCGTTGCGCCACGATGACAAGGAATTCTGTTGCCAAGGCTGCAGGGCGGTATATGGACTGCTCCAGGAAAGCGGCCTATGTGACTACTACGAACTGACCGAGCGGCCCGGCGTGAAGGAGGAGGTCGATGTCGCCTCCCTGCGCGCCGAGCTTTTCGACCTGCCCGAGGTGCGCGGGAAGCTGGTGGAGTATAGCGAGGATGGCATCACCCGAGTACGGCTCCATGTACCTCAGATGCATTGCAGCAGCTGCATCTGGTTGTTGGAGAACCTGCAGCGCATCGAACCGGCCATCATCCGCTCGCGGGTGCGCTTCAGCAGCAAGGAGCTCAGCATCACCTTCCGTGAGGATCGTACCAGTCTGCGCCAACTGGTGGGGCTGTTGCGGCGCATCGGTTACGCACCGCCGCTGAGCGGCAGCGGCAAGGCGGCAGGACAGCGCGGGCCGGGCGTGCCACGCATGCTCTACATCAAGCTGGGCGTGGCGGGATTCGCCTTCGGCAACATCATGCTCTTCAGCTTCCCGGAATACCTGGGCGCCGACACCAGTGATCCGCAGTTGATAAAGGGTTTCCAATTCCTCAACTTCATGTTCAGCCTGCCGGTGCTCCTCTTCAGCAGCACGGGCTTCTTCACCAGCGCGTGGGCCGGGCTGCGCAACCGCATGGTGAACATCGACGTGCCCATCGCCCTGGGCATCATCGCCCTGTTCGCGCGCAGCGTGTGGGACGTGAGCACCGGCTACGGACCTGGCTACTTCGATTCGCTGGCCGGCCTCATCTTCTTCCTGCTCCTGGGCCGCTGGTACCAGGCCTACACCTACCAGGCCATGAGCTTCGACCGCTCGCTGAACGATTTCCTGCCATTGGTCGTCCTGCGCCAACGTGGCGATGCGGAGGAGCCCGTGGACGTAGGCGACCTGCGGCAGGGCGACCGCATCGTGGTGCGCGACCAGGAATTGATCCCCGTGGACGGTGTGCTGCTGGCCGGAACGGGCAACATCGACAACAGCTTCATCACCGGCGAACCGCTCACCGTGCGTCGCAACCCGGGCGATACGATCCGCGCCGGAGGACGTCAGCGTGGAGCGACGATCGAGCTGGAGGTGCTGCGGCCTTTCCAACAGAGCCATCTGAAGCGGCTTTGGGAGGAGCACAGCGGCAGCGGTGCGGCCCAACGCCCGGCCATGCCCAAGCTCATCGATGGTGTGGCGCAGCGCTTCACCGTGGCCGTCATCCTCATCTCGGTGGTCTCCGGGTTCTACTGGGCCGGACGCGATATGGACATGGTGTGGCCGGTGGTGACCGCGGTATTGATCGTGGCCTGCCCCTGCGCATTGGCGCTGAGCATGCCCTTCACCTATGGCCACACCATGCGCCTGTTGGGCAAGGCCGGACTTTTCCTGCGCGACAGCGAGGTGGTGGAACGTCTCTCGCGCATCGACCACGTGGTGTACGACAAGACCGGCACGCTCACCGCGCGTGAGGCCTATGAGCTCCGCTTCGAGGGTGTGCCGTTGCGGCCCGATGAACTGCGCCGCGTGCACGCCCTGGCCCGCAACAGCACCCATCCGCTCAGCACTGTCCTCACCGATCGCTTGCGTTCCGCTCATGGCGAATATGTGCCCACCGCCATCGAGGTGCACGAAACCCCCGGCCAAGGCATCGAAGGCACGGTTGAGGGCTTGGGTGTCCGGATCGGCTCGGCGGTCTTCGCAGGAGGCAACGAGCAGCTACGCGAGGCCGGCGAAGCGCATGTGCATATCGCCATCTCGGGTATGCACCGCGGACACTTCGTGATGCGCAAGCGCGCGCGCAGCGGCATGGCCGAGAGCGTGGAGCGTATGCGGCACGTCACCGGCGTGGGTCTGCTCACCGGCGATGCCACCGTGGACCCCGAGGTCGCGCGTGCGTTCCGTCCAGAGGAGGTGCGCACCGCCTGCACCCCTCCGGACAAGGCCGCCCACGTGCGGCACTTGCAGGAGCGGGGCCACCGCGTGCTGATGGTGGGCGATGGCCTCAACGATGCCGGTGCTCTGCAACAGAGCGATGTGGGCATCAGCGTGAGCGAGACCAGTGCGGCGCTCACCCCCGCCAGCGATGCCATCCTGGACGCGCGCCACCTGCAGCGCCTACCCGGCGCCCTGCACCTCACGCGCCGCGCCCACCGCATCGTCATCGCCAGCCTGTTGATCTCGCTATCTTACAACATCACGGGGGTCAGCTTCGCGGTGGCCGGCAAGCTCACCCCGCTCATCGCCGCCATCCTCATGCCCCTGAGCAGTGTGACGGTGGTGGGTTTCGTGACGATCGCCGTGACGGTGGCGGCTGGAAGGGTGGGCTTGCGGAAGGGCGTTTAG
- the ccoN gene encoding cytochrome-c oxidase, cbb3-type subunit I, which translates to MERFQYDNKIVNAFLMATIVFGIVGMLVGLLAALQMILPWMNAAEWFTFGRLRPLHTNAVIFAFVGNGIFAGVYYSLQRLLKARMFSDGLSWLHFWGWQLIIVAAAITLPLGITSGKEYAELEWPIDIAITLVWVVFGVNMFGTILKRRERHLYVAIWFYIATWVTVAMLHIVNSMAMPVSLFKSYSMYAGVQDALVQWWYGHNAVAFFLTTPYLGLMYYFMPKAANRPVYSYKLSIIHFWALIFIYIWAGPHHLLYSALPEWAQSLGVVFSIMLIAPSWGGMLNGLLTLRGAWDRVREDPVLKFMVVAVTAYGMATLEGPLLSTKFFNAISHFTDWTIAHVHVGGLGWNGFLTFGIIYWMIPRLFNTRLHSIRLANAHFWIGTLGIVFYAIPLYFAGFTQSLMWKQFTPDGYLVYTNFLDTLLQIKYAYWLRALGGTLYLTGALIMVYNVWMTVKAGRLVANEDAEAPALEKEAAVASEGGHWHRWIERRPIQMLVASFVLVAIGGAIEMMPTFLIESNVPTISSVKPYTPLELQGRDIYIREGCYVCHSQMIRPFRSETVRYGEYSKAGEFVFDHPFQWGSKRTGPDLAREGGKRSDAWHYYHMYDPTSTSDGSLMPPYTHMYGNDVDFAGTPAKVRAMVKLGVPYAEGADATAMEDARAQAQEIVDRMQEASNGEIVADPGKEIIALIAYLQRLGTDISAGRAAE; encoded by the coding sequence ATGGAACGCTTCCAGTATGACAATAAGATCGTGAACGCCTTCCTGATGGCGACGATCGTCTTCGGCATCGTGGGCATGCTGGTGGGCCTGCTCGCGGCCCTGCAGATGATCCTGCCCTGGATGAACGCCGCCGAGTGGTTCACCTTCGGTCGCCTGCGCCCTTTGCACACCAACGCGGTGATCTTCGCCTTCGTGGGCAACGGCATCTTCGCCGGCGTCTATTACAGCCTGCAGCGCCTGTTGAAGGCCCGCATGTTCAGCGACGGCCTCAGCTGGCTGCATTTCTGGGGCTGGCAGTTGATCATCGTGGCCGCGGCCATCACGTTGCCGCTCGGCATCACCAGCGGGAAGGAGTACGCCGAACTGGAATGGCCCATCGACATCGCCATCACGCTGGTGTGGGTGGTCTTCGGTGTGAACATGTTCGGCACGATCCTGAAGCGCCGCGAGCGCCACCTGTACGTGGCCATCTGGTTCTACATCGCCACGTGGGTCACCGTGGCCATGCTGCACATCGTGAACAGCATGGCCATGCCCGTGAGCCTCTTCAAGAGCTACAGCATGTACGCCGGCGTGCAGGACGCGCTGGTGCAGTGGTGGTACGGCCACAACGCGGTGGCCTTCTTCCTCACCACACCCTACCTGGGCCTGATGTACTACTTCATGCCCAAGGCGGCCAACCGCCCGGTTTACAGCTACAAGCTTTCCATCATCCACTTCTGGGCGCTGATCTTCATCTACATCTGGGCCGGCCCGCACCATCTGCTCTACAGCGCGTTGCCCGAGTGGGCGCAGAGCCTGGGCGTGGTGTTCAGCATCATGCTCATCGCGCCCAGTTGGGGCGGCATGCTCAACGGCCTGCTCACCTTGCGCGGCGCTTGGGACCGCGTGCGCGAGGACCCCGTGCTGAAATTCATGGTGGTGGCGGTGACGGCCTATGGCATGGCCACGCTGGAGGGTCCGCTGCTGAGCACCAAGTTCTTCAACGCCATCAGCCACTTCACGGACTGGACCATCGCGCACGTGCACGTAGGTGGCCTGGGCTGGAATGGTTTCCTCACGTTCGGCATCATCTACTGGATGATACCGCGCCTCTTCAATACCAGGCTCCACAGCATACGGTTGGCCAACGCGCACTTCTGGATCGGTACGTTGGGCATCGTGTTCTATGCCATCCCGCTCTACTTCGCGGGCTTCACGCAGAGTCTCATGTGGAAGCAGTTCACCCCGGACGGCTACCTGGTGTACACCAATTTCCTGGACACGCTGCTACAGATCAAATACGCCTACTGGCTGCGTGCGCTTGGCGGAACGCTCTACCTCACCGGTGCGCTGATCATGGTCTACAACGTATGGATGACCGTGAAGGCCGGGCGTCTGGTGGCCAATGAGGATGCGGAGGCGCCGGCGCTGGAGAAGGAGGCGGCCGTGGCTTCCGAGGGCGGTCACTGGCATCGCTGGATCGAGCGCCGGCCCATCCAGATGCTGGTGGCCAGCTTCGTGCTGGTGGCCATCGGCGGGGCCATTGAGATGATGCCCACCTTCCTGATCGAGAGCAACGTGCCTACGATCAGCAGCGTGAAGCCCTACACACCACTGGAACTCCAGGGCCGTGACATCTACATCCGCGAGGGCTGCTATGTGTGCCACAGCCAGATGATCCGACCCTTCCGCAGCGAGACCGTGCGCTACGGCGAGTACAGCAAGGCGGGCGAGTTCGTCTTCGACCATCCCTTCCAATGGGGCAGCAAGCGCACCGGGCCCGATCTGGCCCGCGAGGGCGGCAAGCGTTCCGACGCCTGGCACTACTACCACATGTACGACCCCACCAGTACCAGCGATGGCAGCCTGATGCCGCCTTACACGCACATGTATGGCAACGATGTGGACTTCGCTGGAACGCCGGCCAAGGTGCGCGCGATGGTGAAGCTGGGCGTCCCCTATGCCGAGGGCGCCGACGCCACCGCGATGGAAGATGCACGTGCGCAGGCCCAGGAGATCGTGGACCGTATGCAGGAGGCCAGCAACGGTGAGATCGTCGCCGACCCCGGCAAGGAGATCATCGCGTTGATCGCCTACCTGCAACGACTGGGTACCGACATCAGTGCCGGGCGCGCAGCAGAATAG
- a CDS encoding CcoQ/FixQ family Cbb3-type cytochrome c oxidase assembly chaperone — translation MLKFIKHHMTSIAGIEIFPVIGFILFFTFFLGMLWYVLTFSRRHVAHMERMPLQDHSGDAGPIAATNN, via the coding sequence ATGCTCAAGTTCATCAAACACCACATGACGTCGATCGCCGGGATCGAGATCTTCCCGGTCATCGGTTTCATCCTCTTCTTCACCTTCTTCCTCGGCATGCTCTGGTACGTGCTCACCTTCAGCCGCAGGCACGTGGCGCACATGGAGCGCATGCCCCTCCAGGACCATTCCGGCGATGCTGGACCCATCGCCGCCACGAACAATTGA
- a CDS encoding cob(I)yrinic acid a,c-diamide adenosyltransferase, with product MKIYTRTGDKGQTGLLGGKRVPKDHLRIEAYGTVDELNSHVGMLRDLAGAHHWDLLLTIQDTLFAVGSRLASGSAEEADKFKVPAVGDAEIAALEQAMDRMDTELEPLRSFILPGGHPTVSQAHICRTVCRRAERQVVRLAAAEAVPEAVVRYLNRLSDLLFVLARHLSRLHGVAETPWRPRT from the coding sequence ATGAAGATCTACACCCGCACGGGCGACAAGGGACAGACCGGCCTGCTCGGTGGCAAGCGTGTGCCCAAGGACCACCTGCGCATCGAGGCCTATGGCACGGTGGACGAGTTGAACAGCCATGTGGGCATGCTGCGCGACCTGGCCGGTGCCCACCACTGGGATCTCCTGCTGACGATCCAGGACACCCTCTTCGCGGTGGGTTCACGGCTGGCATCGGGCAGCGCTGAAGAGGCTGACAAATTCAAAGTGCCCGCAGTAGGCGATGCCGAGATCGCGGCGCTGGAGCAGGCCATGGATCGCATGGATACGGAGCTTGAGCCGCTTCGCAGCTTCATTCTTCCGGGTGGCCACCCCACCGTTTCGCAGGCGCACATCTGTCGCACCGTATGCCGCCGCGCCGAGCGCCAAGTGGTGCGCCTCGCCGCCGCCGAAGCCGTTCCCGAGGCCGTGGTGCGCTACCTCAATCGCCTCTCCGATCTCCTCTTCGTGCTGGCCCGCCACTTGTCCAGGCTTCACGGCGTGGCCGAGACCCCTTGGCGCCCAAGGACCTGA
- a CDS encoding ribose-5-phosphate isomerase yields the protein MPTVHTVYVIELSRKVFTEHWKFRAANPQYNGSLECLYVGMTSKTPQERFLQHKTGARTAKGHKLSSDIVRRYGRYLRPSLYQHIGPLTREEALQVEEGLALELRRKGYAVWWG from the coding sequence ATGCCCACCGTCCACACCGTCTACGTCATAGAGCTCTCCCGCAAGGTTTTCACCGAGCACTGGAAGTTCCGCGCCGCCAATCCGCAGTACAATGGTTCCTTGGAGTGCCTCTACGTGGGCATGACGAGCAAGACGCCCCAGGAGCGTTTCCTGCAACACAAGACCGGTGCGCGCACGGCCAAGGGACACAAACTCAGCAGCGACATCGTGCGGAGGTACGGGCGTTACCTGCGGCCCAGCCTTTACCAGCACATCGGTCCGCTCACGCGGGAGGAGGCGCTCCAAGTGGAGGAGGGCCTGGCGCTGGAGCTGCGGCGGAAGGGCTACGCGGTATGGTGGGGGTGA
- a CDS encoding DUF2795 domain-containing protein, producing the protein MYWTLELASYLEDAPWPATKDELIDFAMRTGAPLEVVENLQAIEDDEEVFESIEDIWPDYPSKEDFFFNEDEY; encoded by the coding sequence ATGTATTGGACATTGGAACTGGCCTCCTACCTGGAGGATGCGCCCTGGCCGGCGACCAAGGACGAGTTGATCGACTTCGCCATGCGCACCGGCGCGCCACTGGAAGTGGTGGAGAACCTGCAGGCCATCGAGGACGATGAGGAGGTCTTCGAGTCCATCGAAGACATCTGGCCGGACTACCCATCGAAAGAGGACTTCTTCTTCAACGAGGACGAATACTGA
- a CDS encoding c-type cytochrome, with protein sequence MRDTILRTALTLFTALAAILPASAQYGAASVSGLLSQLENPSKETLYLLMGMAILQVVIIVTLAGVMKALGSKGSVWVNYLRGRKAGVLLVLAASGLALDAQALSAAATPQGGTTAQELFWYLFIANIIFFIIIVAELTVLKGMVRTIAGKAEEESTSAMEEEPAFVDTLLQKLTKRPSVEKEKDLVMHHEYDGIRELDNVLPPWWVWLFYATIIWGVIYLVNVHVINVWPDQDTAYEQEMTQAEADIKAYLAQQAAVVDENTVTRSTDAATLATGRKIFTEFCKACHGDLGEGNAVGPNLTDVYWIHGGSINDIFRTIKYGVPAKGMQSWKSELRPQEIQAVASYIMSLQGTDPPNAKAPEGEPYVPKEAGNDAAGEGDGTEATDGTVAVAR encoded by the coding sequence ATGCGCGACACGATCCTCCGTACCGCCCTCACGCTGTTCACCGCCCTGGCGGCCATTCTTCCGGCCTCCGCCCAGTATGGCGCCGCATCCGTGAGCGGCCTGCTCTCCCAATTGGAGAACCCCTCCAAGGAGACCCTCTACCTGCTCATGGGAATGGCCATCCTGCAGGTGGTCATCATCGTCACACTCGCCGGTGTGATGAAGGCCTTGGGCTCGAAGGGTAGTGTCTGGGTCAACTACCTCAGGGGCCGCAAAGCCGGCGTGTTGCTGGTGCTTGCCGCCAGTGGGCTGGCGTTGGACGCACAAGCCCTTTCCGCGGCGGCCACACCGCAGGGTGGCACCACCGCCCAGGAGTTGTTCTGGTACCTCTTCATCGCCAACATCATTTTCTTCATCATCATCGTGGCGGAGCTCACCGTGCTCAAGGGCATGGTGCGGACCATCGCCGGAAAGGCGGAAGAGGAGTCAACCTCTGCGATGGAGGAGGAGCCCGCTTTCGTGGACACACTGTTGCAGAAGCTGACCAAGCGGCCTTCCGTGGAGAAGGAGAAGGACCTGGTGATGCACCATGAGTACGATGGCATCCGCGAGTTGGACAACGTGCTGCCGCCTTGGTGGGTGTGGTTGTTCTATGCCACGATCATCTGGGGCGTCATCTATCTGGTGAACGTGCATGTGATCAACGTGTGGCCGGACCAGGACACGGCCTACGAGCAGGAAATGACACAGGCCGAGGCCGACATCAAGGCCTATCTCGCGCAACAGGCCGCGGTCGTCGATGAGAATACCGTGACGCGTTCGACGGATGCCGCCACGCTCGCCACGGGCCGCAAGATCTTCACGGAGTTCTGCAAGGCGTGCCACGGCGACCTGGGCGAAGGCAATGCCGTGGGGCCCAACCTCACCGATGTGTACTGGATACACGGTGGCAGCATCAACGACATTTTCCGCACGATCAAGTACGGGGTGCCGGCCAAGGGCATGCAGAGCTGGAAGAGCGAACTTCGTCCGCAGGAGATCCAGGCGGTGGCCAGCTACATCATGAGCCTCCAGGGTACCGATCCACCCAATGCCAAGGCACCAGAGGGTGAGCCCTATGTGCCCAAGGAGGCAGGGAACGATGCGGCCGGGGAAGGGGATGGGACGGAAGCCACGGATGGTACCGTGGCCGTGGCCCGGTGA
- the ccoS gene encoding cbb3-type cytochrome oxidase assembly protein CcoS gives MGIIFLLIGASTVVAVIFLAAFVWAMRTGQYDDDRSPAVRILGDQHPTASKTPNPSKTS, from the coding sequence ATGGGCATCATCTTTCTGTTGATCGGAGCGAGCACGGTGGTGGCCGTGATCTTCCTGGCCGCCTTTGTTTGGGCCATGCGCACCGGGCAATACGATGATGACCGATCGCCCGCGGTGAGGATCCTGGGCGACCAACATCCCACCGCCTCCAAGACCCCGAACCCTTCCAAGACTTCCTGA